Proteins from a genomic interval of Melospiza georgiana isolate bMelGeo1 chromosome 20, bMelGeo1.pri, whole genome shotgun sequence:
- the CAMSAP1 gene encoding calmodulin-regulated spectrin-associated protein 1 isoform X2, which translates to MRIVGVPEMVDVDVCAGGDSTRRKMDALTDSAVEIVPLELYDSARAKIAANLQWICAKAYGIDNVPEELKDPFYIDQYEQEHIKPPVIKLLLSSELYCRVCSLILKGDQVAALQGHQSVIQALSRKGIYVMESDDTPVAESDLGSAPIKMSSHMAMIDALMMAYTVEMISIEKVVASVKRFSTFSASKELPYDLEDAMVFWINKVNLKMREITEKEIKLKQQLMESPGHQKSPSKWYWKLVPVRYRRDHLSSRQLPYFPVLEDLMKDGSDGAALLAVIHYYCPEQMKLDDICLKEVTSIADSLYNIQLLREFSNEYLNKCFYLTLEDMLYAPLVLKPNVMVFIAELFWWFENVKPDFVQPRDIQEIKDVKAVMQQKSSRPPVPISNATKRSFLATPASPSPAELQPPAQAGPEACSRYYLHPEDPDYLGKGGSPAFSPSHPLLPLRQKQQKSLQGEDSPGHRHRSNSLTRVDGQPRGAVLAWPEKKPRPLSQPTPFALHHSASTDVDPGSGDSISLARSISKDSLASNIVNVTPKNQPHPPSVKANGKSLLNNVEMEDEDEELIAIIRSEERPNRGDPEVQNAAARVPSIVATAWSPKTNSDPADSKAESFYLEPLMPAVLKPAKEKQVINKEDECGEGKQRSFATKRLNEGHLSLIRKKATSSHGEHDLNRTFTPISSSDFTPVADASSADAMALGEAGIEASRPLASSSLDPSSQELSTGGFFLHAAKADDEVTSKVNVSYGKGLSLHVQDTTWTMVRHDSEPDLLDMEDADQDLVAIDNHPVVTKYIGEEESAKLQEDMKVKEHEDKDDASGRSSPCLSTISQVSSVSMASGSVRMTSFAERKLQRLNSYETKSSTSSSQKTTPDGSESCPAPLTTWKQKREQSPNRQNKDNVNLLASELVQLHMQLEEKRRAIEAQKKKMEALSARQRLKLGKAAFLHVVKKGKSPDGPQPVKPEHFAKEFSRHNGEDLDEVSLGSKSEEFLVKEEEREEMLNDSQEVAKKMQESLAFAEQHKAKDPSAIHDLEKSKIISVALLEDNVTEADINECDLSIEKLNETISTLQQAILKISQQQELLMKSPTVPSPGTRSNSQDQKVKPSIHFVEPLSPTGMNSLRKPPRLGQGRTPRPGRPSELKVPKDRQQNSARVKTPTPSLENLPHLRPFPPNSLAKTPTEVGLESSPDHGSGSQEKCFFDTYRLHDESNQRALVLSTSKDANILSEMGKEVNNSFKETGLNSSDGSGKENVPVDEPLRSKANLIEVDLSDLKAPDEGELENQDSSADMISEGDQKSGVGFFFKDEQKAEDELAKKRAAFLLKQQRKAEEARLRKQQLEAEVEQKRDEARRKAEEDRIRKEEEKARRELIKQEYLRKKQQQILEEQGLGKPKSKPKKPRPKSVHREESYSDSGTKCSSTPDNLSSAQSGSSLSLASAATTEPESVHSGGTPSQRVESMESLPILSRNPSRNTERDWENASTASSIASVAEYTGPKLFKEPSSKSNKPIIHNAISHCCLAGKVNEPHKNSILEELEKCDANHYIILFRDAGCQFRALYCYYPDTEEIYKLTGTGPKSITKKMIDKLYKYSSDRKQFNVIPAKTMSVSVDALTIHNHLWQAKRPAVPKKGQTRK; encoded by the exons ATGAGGATCGTGGGTGTGCCAGAG atGGTGGATGTTGATGTTTGTGCGGGTGGAGATAGtaccagaagaaaaatggatGCTCTGACAGATAGTGCAGTTGAGATTGTCCCTTTGGAGCTCTATGATTCAGCCAGAGCAAAAATAGCTGCTAATCTACAATGGATCTGTGCTAAAGCCTACGGAATAG ACAACGTCCCGGAGGAGCTGAAGGACCCGTTCTACATCGACCAGTACGAGCAGGAGCACATCAAGCCCCCGGTGatcaagctgctgctctccagcgAGCTCTACTGCCGCGTGTGCAGCCTCATCCTCAAGGGGGACcaggtggcagctctgcagggacaccagTCCGTGATCCAGGCGCTGTCTCGCAAGGGGATTTACGTCATGGAGAGCGATGATACACCTGTGGCTGAGTCTGATCTGGGCTCTGCACCAATCAAAATG aGTTCTCATATGGCAATGATTGATGCCCTGATGATGGCCTACACTGTAGAAATGATCAGCATTGAGAAGGTGGTTGCCAGTGTCAAGCGTTTCTCTACATTCAGTGCCTCAAAAGAACTGCCCTATGATTTAGAGGATGCCATGGTTTTCTGGATTAACAAG gtGAACCTTAAAATGAGAGAGATAACAGAGAAAgagattaaattaaaacaacaacTAATGGAAAGTCCAGGGCATCAAAAG TCTCCTTCCAAATGGTATTGGAAATTAGTACCT GTGCGTTACAGAAGGGACCACCTCTCCAGCAGGCAGTTACCCTATTTCCCTGTGCTGGAAGATCTGATGAAGGATGGTAGTGATGGTGCTGCTCTTCTAGCTGTGATTCACTATTATTGTCCAGAGCAAATGAAACTGGATG ATATCTGTTTGAAGGAGGTGACATCAATTGCAGACAGCCTCTATAACATTCAGCTCTTGAGAGAATTCTCAAATGAGTACCTAAACAAATGCTTTTACCTCACCTTGGAGGACATGTTGTATGCTCCTTTGGTTTTAAAG cctAATGTCATGGTGTTCATTGCAGAACTCTTCTGGTGGTTTGAGAATGTCAAACCAGACTTTGTACAGCCAAGAGATATCCAGGAAATAAAGGATG tCAAGGCAGTGATGCAGCAGAAGAGCAGCCGCCCCCCTGTGCCCATCTCCAACGCCACCAAGCGCAGCTTCCTGGCcactcctgccagccccagccctgcagagctgcagcccccagcccaggcaggccCTGAGGCCTGCAGCAGGTACTACCTGCACCCCGAGGATCCTGACTACCT TGGCAAAGGAGGAAGCCCTGCCTTCAGCCCTTCCCATCCACTGCTGCCTTTGaggcaaaagcagcaaaaatctTTACAGGGAGAAGACAGCCCTG GCCATCGGCACCGTTCGAATTCTCTGACCCGCGTTGATGGGCAGCCACGAGGGGCGGTTCTGGCATGGCCAGAGAAGAAACCCAG GCCTCTGTCTCAGCCAACACCATTTGCTCTTCATCATTCTGCCAGTACTGATGTGGACCCTGGCTCTGGTGACAGCATTAGCCTGGCCAGGTCCATCAGCAAGGACAGTCTTGCTTCCAACATTGTCAATGTAACCCCCAAAAATCAGCCCCACCCTCCATCAGTGAAAGCTAATGGGAAGAGTTTGCTGAACAATGTAGAAATGGAGGATGAAGATGAAGAGCTCATTGCAATCATCAGATCTGAAGAAAGGCCAAACCGTGGTGACCCTGAGGTGCAGAATGCAGCAGCCAGGGTGCCCAGCATAGTGGCCACAGCGTGGTCTCCAAAAACAAACAGTGACCCTGCAGACAGCAAAGCTGAGAGTTTTTACCTGGAGCCTTTAATGCCTGCAGTCCTGAAGCCAGCCAAGGAGAAACAGGTCATCAATAAAGAGGATGAGTGTGGGGAGGGGAAACAGAGGAGTTTTGCAACCAAGAGGTTAAATGAAGGACACTTGTCTTTGATCCGCAAGAAAGCCACGAGTAGTCATGGTGAGCATGACCTCAATAGGACTTTTACTCCCATTTCTAGCTCTGATTTCACTCCAGTTGCAGATGCCAGTTCTGCAGATGCAATGGCCCTGGGGGAAGCAGGTATAGAAGCTTCCAGACCTTTGGCCAGTAGCAGTTTAGATCCTTCCTCTCAGGAGCTATCCACTGGAGGATTCTTTCTTCATGCTGCTAAAGCTGATGATGAGGTAACAAGTAAAGTCAATGTGAGTTATGGGAAAGGTCTCAGCCTGCACGTTCAGGATACAACCTGGACCATGGTGAGACACGACTCAGAGCCGGATCTCTTGGACATGGAAGATGCTGACCAGGATTTGGTGGCCATAGACAACCATCCCGTAGTCACTAAGTACATTGGTGAGGAGGAGtctgccaagctgcaggagGACATGAAGGTGAAGGAGCACGAGGACAAGGACGACGCCAGTGGCcgctccagcccctgcctgaGCACCATCTCCCAGGTGAGCAGCGTGTCCATGGCCAGCGGCAGTGTCCGCATGACCAGCTTTGCAGagaggaagctgcagaggcTCAACAGCTACGAGACCAAGTCCAGCACCAGTAGCTcccaaaaaaccaccccagATGGGTCAGAAAGCTGCCCTGCACCACTGACCACGTGGAAACAGAAGCGAGAGCAGAGCCCCAACAGGCAGAACAAGGACAATGTGAATCTTTTAGCTTCGGAGCTCGTGCAGCTCCACATGCAGCTGGAAGAGAAGCGCAGGGCCATAGAGGCTCAGAAGAAGAAGATGGAAGCCTTATCAGCGAGGCAGAGGCTAAAATTGGGCAAGGCAGCTTTCCTGCATGTTGTTAAAAAAGGGAAGTCTCCTGATGGTCCACAACCTGTTAAACCAGAACATTTTGCAAAGGAATTTTCCCGGCACAATGGGGAAGATTTAGATGAAGTTTCTTTGGGTTCCAAATCCGAGGAGTTTCTTGTgaaagaggaggagagagaagaaatgCTCAATGATTCTCAAGAAGTAGcaaaaaaaatgcaggaaagcCTGGCTTTTGCTGAGCAACACAAAGCAAAAGACCCTTCTGCTATACATGATctggaaaaaagtaaaattatttctgttgctcTCCTAGAAGACAACGTGACCGAAGCAGATATAAACGAATGTGATCTTTCTATCGAGAAGCTGAATGAAACAATCAGCACCCTGCAGCAGGCCATCCTAAAGAtatcccagcagcaggagctgctcatgaAATCTCCAACAGTGCCATCCCCAGGAACCAGAAGTAACTCTCAGGACCAAAAGGTGAAGCCTTCAATTCATTTTGTTGAGCCCCTGTCTCCAACTGGAATGAACAGCCTGCGGAAGCCGCCGCGCCTCGGCCAAGGAAGGACTCCCCGGCCAGGAAGGCCCTCAGAGCTGAAAGTCCCTAAGGACAGGCAGCAGAATTCAGCACGTGTTAAAACCCCAACTCCCAGCCTAGAAAACCTTCCACATCTGAGGCCTTTCCCACCCAACAGCTTGGCAAAGACACCCACAGAAGTGGGACTGGAAAGcagccctgaccatgggagtgGTTCCCAAGAGAAGTGTTTCTTTGATACCTATAGACTCCATGATGAGAGCAATCAAAGGGCACTTGTTCTCTCCACCTCCAAAGATGCAAATATTCTATCTGAAATGGGCAAAGAGGTGAATAACAGCTTCAAGGAAACAGGGTTGAATTCTTCTGATGgctcaggaaaagaaaatgtccCAGTGGATGAGCCCCTGAGAAGCAAGGCCAATCTCATTGAAGTAGATTTGTCTGACTTAAAAGCTCCAGATGAAGGAGAACTTGAAAACCAGGATAGCTCTGCGGATATGATTAGTGAAGGTGATCAGAAGTctggtgtgggttttttcttcaag GATGAGCAGAAGGCAGAGGACGAGCTGGCCAAGAAGCGAGCAGCGTTCCTCCTGAAGCAGCAGCGCAAGGCCGAGGAGGCGCGGCTGcggaagcagcagctggaggctgaggtggAGCAGAAAAGGGATGAGGCTCG CCGCAAAGCTGAGGAGGACCGGATAcggaaagaggaggagaaggctcGGCGAGAGCTCATCAAGCAGGAATATctgaggaaaaaacagcagcaaatttTGGAGGAGCAAGGGCTTGGGAAGCCCAAATCCAAGCCCAAAAAACCCAGGCCAAAGTCAGTCCATCGTGAGGAATCTTACAGTGATTCAGGCACCAAGTGTTCTTCCACAC CTGATAATTTGAGCAGTGCTCAGTCTGGTTCCAGTCTGTCTTTGGCCTCAGCAGCAACAACTGAGCCTGAAAGTGTTCACTCTGGTGGCACTCCCTCTCAGAG AGTTGAATCAATGGAGTCCTTACCCATTCTGAGCAGAAATCCCAgcagaaacacagagagagaCTGGGAGAATGCTTCCACGGCATCTTCTATTGCTTCAGTGGCAGAATACACAG GTCCAAAATTATTTAAGGAGCCCAGCAGCAAATCCAACAAACCCATTATTCACAATGCTATATCTCACTGCTGTCTTGCTGGAAAAGTGAACGAACCACATAAGAACTCAATATTAGAG gagctggagaaatGTGATGCCAACCACTACATCATCCTGTTCCGCGACGCCGGCTGCCAGTTCCGAGCACTTTACTGCTACTACCCCGACACGGAGGAGATCTACAAGCTCACTGGGACGGGGCCAAAGAGCATCACCAAGAAAATGATTGATAAACTCTATAAGTACAGCTCGGACAGAAAACAGTTTAACGtgatcccagccaaaaccatgTCAGTGAGCGTGGACGCCCTCACCATCCACAACCACTTGTGGCAGGCCAAGCGACCCGCGGTGCCAAAGAAGGGCCAGACTCGGAAATGa
- the CAMSAP1 gene encoding calmodulin-regulated spectrin-associated protein 1 isoform X1: MPRGAAPGPPRPPRLRGWRRRAAMVDVDVCAGGDSTRRKMDALTDSAVEIVPLELYDSARAKIAANLQWICAKAYGIDNVPEELKDPFYIDQYEQEHIKPPVIKLLLSSELYCRVCSLILKGDQVAALQGHQSVIQALSRKGIYVMESDDTPVAESDLGSAPIKMSSHMAMIDALMMAYTVEMISIEKVVASVKRFSTFSASKELPYDLEDAMVFWINKVNLKMREITEKEIKLKQQLMESPGHQKSPSKWYWKLVPVRYRRDHLSSRQLPYFPVLEDLMKDGSDGAALLAVIHYYCPEQMKLDDICLKEVTSIADSLYNIQLLREFSNEYLNKCFYLTLEDMLYAPLVLKPNVMVFIAELFWWFENVKPDFVQPRDIQEIKDVKAVMQQKSSRPPVPISNATKRSFLATPASPSPAELQPPAQAGPEACSRYYLHPEDPDYLGKGGSPAFSPSHPLLPLRQKQQKSLQGEDSPGHRHRSNSLTRVDGQPRGAVLAWPEKKPRPLSQPTPFALHHSASTDVDPGSGDSISLARSISKDSLASNIVNVTPKNQPHPPSVKANGKSLLNNVEMEDEDEELIAIIRSEERPNRGDPEVQNAAARVPSIVATAWSPKTNSDPADSKAESFYLEPLMPAVLKPAKEKQVINKEDECGEGKQRSFATKRLNEGHLSLIRKKATSSHGEHDLNRTFTPISSSDFTPVADASSADAMALGEAGIEASRPLASSSLDPSSQELSTGGFFLHAAKADDEVTSKVNVSYGKGLSLHVQDTTWTMVRHDSEPDLLDMEDADQDLVAIDNHPVVTKYIGEEESAKLQEDMKVKEHEDKDDASGRSSPCLSTISQVSSVSMASGSVRMTSFAERKLQRLNSYETKSSTSSSQKTTPDGSESCPAPLTTWKQKREQSPNRQNKDNVNLLASELVQLHMQLEEKRRAIEAQKKKMEALSARQRLKLGKAAFLHVVKKGKSPDGPQPVKPEHFAKEFSRHNGEDLDEVSLGSKSEEFLVKEEEREEMLNDSQEVAKKMQESLAFAEQHKAKDPSAIHDLEKSKIISVALLEDNVTEADINECDLSIEKLNETISTLQQAILKISQQQELLMKSPTVPSPGTRSNSQDQKVKPSIHFVEPLSPTGMNSLRKPPRLGQGRTPRPGRPSELKVPKDRQQNSARVKTPTPSLENLPHLRPFPPNSLAKTPTEVGLESSPDHGSGSQEKCFFDTYRLHDESNQRALVLSTSKDANILSEMGKEVNNSFKETGLNSSDGSGKENVPVDEPLRSKANLIEVDLSDLKAPDEGELENQDSSADMISEGDQKSGVGFFFKDEQKAEDELAKKRAAFLLKQQRKAEEARLRKQQLEAEVEQKRDEARRKAEEDRIRKEEEKARRELIKQEYLRKKQQQILEEQGLGKPKSKPKKPRPKSVHREESYSDSGTKCSSTPDNLSSAQSGSSLSLASAATTEPESVHSGGTPSQRVESMESLPILSRNPSRNTERDWENASTASSIASVAEYTGPKLFKEPSSKSNKPIIHNAISHCCLAGKVNEPHKNSILEELEKCDANHYIILFRDAGCQFRALYCYYPDTEEIYKLTGTGPKSITKKMIDKLYKYSSDRKQFNVIPAKTMSVSVDALTIHNHLWQAKRPAVPKKGQTRK; the protein is encoded by the exons atGGTGGATGTTGATGTTTGTGCGGGTGGAGATAGtaccagaagaaaaatggatGCTCTGACAGATAGTGCAGTTGAGATTGTCCCTTTGGAGCTCTATGATTCAGCCAGAGCAAAAATAGCTGCTAATCTACAATGGATCTGTGCTAAAGCCTACGGAATAG ACAACGTCCCGGAGGAGCTGAAGGACCCGTTCTACATCGACCAGTACGAGCAGGAGCACATCAAGCCCCCGGTGatcaagctgctgctctccagcgAGCTCTACTGCCGCGTGTGCAGCCTCATCCTCAAGGGGGACcaggtggcagctctgcagggacaccagTCCGTGATCCAGGCGCTGTCTCGCAAGGGGATTTACGTCATGGAGAGCGATGATACACCTGTGGCTGAGTCTGATCTGGGCTCTGCACCAATCAAAATG aGTTCTCATATGGCAATGATTGATGCCCTGATGATGGCCTACACTGTAGAAATGATCAGCATTGAGAAGGTGGTTGCCAGTGTCAAGCGTTTCTCTACATTCAGTGCCTCAAAAGAACTGCCCTATGATTTAGAGGATGCCATGGTTTTCTGGATTAACAAG gtGAACCTTAAAATGAGAGAGATAACAGAGAAAgagattaaattaaaacaacaacTAATGGAAAGTCCAGGGCATCAAAAG TCTCCTTCCAAATGGTATTGGAAATTAGTACCT GTGCGTTACAGAAGGGACCACCTCTCCAGCAGGCAGTTACCCTATTTCCCTGTGCTGGAAGATCTGATGAAGGATGGTAGTGATGGTGCTGCTCTTCTAGCTGTGATTCACTATTATTGTCCAGAGCAAATGAAACTGGATG ATATCTGTTTGAAGGAGGTGACATCAATTGCAGACAGCCTCTATAACATTCAGCTCTTGAGAGAATTCTCAAATGAGTACCTAAACAAATGCTTTTACCTCACCTTGGAGGACATGTTGTATGCTCCTTTGGTTTTAAAG cctAATGTCATGGTGTTCATTGCAGAACTCTTCTGGTGGTTTGAGAATGTCAAACCAGACTTTGTACAGCCAAGAGATATCCAGGAAATAAAGGATG tCAAGGCAGTGATGCAGCAGAAGAGCAGCCGCCCCCCTGTGCCCATCTCCAACGCCACCAAGCGCAGCTTCCTGGCcactcctgccagccccagccctgcagagctgcagcccccagcccaggcaggccCTGAGGCCTGCAGCAGGTACTACCTGCACCCCGAGGATCCTGACTACCT TGGCAAAGGAGGAAGCCCTGCCTTCAGCCCTTCCCATCCACTGCTGCCTTTGaggcaaaagcagcaaaaatctTTACAGGGAGAAGACAGCCCTG GCCATCGGCACCGTTCGAATTCTCTGACCCGCGTTGATGGGCAGCCACGAGGGGCGGTTCTGGCATGGCCAGAGAAGAAACCCAG GCCTCTGTCTCAGCCAACACCATTTGCTCTTCATCATTCTGCCAGTACTGATGTGGACCCTGGCTCTGGTGACAGCATTAGCCTGGCCAGGTCCATCAGCAAGGACAGTCTTGCTTCCAACATTGTCAATGTAACCCCCAAAAATCAGCCCCACCCTCCATCAGTGAAAGCTAATGGGAAGAGTTTGCTGAACAATGTAGAAATGGAGGATGAAGATGAAGAGCTCATTGCAATCATCAGATCTGAAGAAAGGCCAAACCGTGGTGACCCTGAGGTGCAGAATGCAGCAGCCAGGGTGCCCAGCATAGTGGCCACAGCGTGGTCTCCAAAAACAAACAGTGACCCTGCAGACAGCAAAGCTGAGAGTTTTTACCTGGAGCCTTTAATGCCTGCAGTCCTGAAGCCAGCCAAGGAGAAACAGGTCATCAATAAAGAGGATGAGTGTGGGGAGGGGAAACAGAGGAGTTTTGCAACCAAGAGGTTAAATGAAGGACACTTGTCTTTGATCCGCAAGAAAGCCACGAGTAGTCATGGTGAGCATGACCTCAATAGGACTTTTACTCCCATTTCTAGCTCTGATTTCACTCCAGTTGCAGATGCCAGTTCTGCAGATGCAATGGCCCTGGGGGAAGCAGGTATAGAAGCTTCCAGACCTTTGGCCAGTAGCAGTTTAGATCCTTCCTCTCAGGAGCTATCCACTGGAGGATTCTTTCTTCATGCTGCTAAAGCTGATGATGAGGTAACAAGTAAAGTCAATGTGAGTTATGGGAAAGGTCTCAGCCTGCACGTTCAGGATACAACCTGGACCATGGTGAGACACGACTCAGAGCCGGATCTCTTGGACATGGAAGATGCTGACCAGGATTTGGTGGCCATAGACAACCATCCCGTAGTCACTAAGTACATTGGTGAGGAGGAGtctgccaagctgcaggagGACATGAAGGTGAAGGAGCACGAGGACAAGGACGACGCCAGTGGCcgctccagcccctgcctgaGCACCATCTCCCAGGTGAGCAGCGTGTCCATGGCCAGCGGCAGTGTCCGCATGACCAGCTTTGCAGagaggaagctgcagaggcTCAACAGCTACGAGACCAAGTCCAGCACCAGTAGCTcccaaaaaaccaccccagATGGGTCAGAAAGCTGCCCTGCACCACTGACCACGTGGAAACAGAAGCGAGAGCAGAGCCCCAACAGGCAGAACAAGGACAATGTGAATCTTTTAGCTTCGGAGCTCGTGCAGCTCCACATGCAGCTGGAAGAGAAGCGCAGGGCCATAGAGGCTCAGAAGAAGAAGATGGAAGCCTTATCAGCGAGGCAGAGGCTAAAATTGGGCAAGGCAGCTTTCCTGCATGTTGTTAAAAAAGGGAAGTCTCCTGATGGTCCACAACCTGTTAAACCAGAACATTTTGCAAAGGAATTTTCCCGGCACAATGGGGAAGATTTAGATGAAGTTTCTTTGGGTTCCAAATCCGAGGAGTTTCTTGTgaaagaggaggagagagaagaaatgCTCAATGATTCTCAAGAAGTAGcaaaaaaaatgcaggaaagcCTGGCTTTTGCTGAGCAACACAAAGCAAAAGACCCTTCTGCTATACATGATctggaaaaaagtaaaattatttctgttgctcTCCTAGAAGACAACGTGACCGAAGCAGATATAAACGAATGTGATCTTTCTATCGAGAAGCTGAATGAAACAATCAGCACCCTGCAGCAGGCCATCCTAAAGAtatcccagcagcaggagctgctcatgaAATCTCCAACAGTGCCATCCCCAGGAACCAGAAGTAACTCTCAGGACCAAAAGGTGAAGCCTTCAATTCATTTTGTTGAGCCCCTGTCTCCAACTGGAATGAACAGCCTGCGGAAGCCGCCGCGCCTCGGCCAAGGAAGGACTCCCCGGCCAGGAAGGCCCTCAGAGCTGAAAGTCCCTAAGGACAGGCAGCAGAATTCAGCACGTGTTAAAACCCCAACTCCCAGCCTAGAAAACCTTCCACATCTGAGGCCTTTCCCACCCAACAGCTTGGCAAAGACACCCACAGAAGTGGGACTGGAAAGcagccctgaccatgggagtgGTTCCCAAGAGAAGTGTTTCTTTGATACCTATAGACTCCATGATGAGAGCAATCAAAGGGCACTTGTTCTCTCCACCTCCAAAGATGCAAATATTCTATCTGAAATGGGCAAAGAGGTGAATAACAGCTTCAAGGAAACAGGGTTGAATTCTTCTGATGgctcaggaaaagaaaatgtccCAGTGGATGAGCCCCTGAGAAGCAAGGCCAATCTCATTGAAGTAGATTTGTCTGACTTAAAAGCTCCAGATGAAGGAGAACTTGAAAACCAGGATAGCTCTGCGGATATGATTAGTGAAGGTGATCAGAAGTctggtgtgggttttttcttcaag GATGAGCAGAAGGCAGAGGACGAGCTGGCCAAGAAGCGAGCAGCGTTCCTCCTGAAGCAGCAGCGCAAGGCCGAGGAGGCGCGGCTGcggaagcagcagctggaggctgaggtggAGCAGAAAAGGGATGAGGCTCG CCGCAAAGCTGAGGAGGACCGGATAcggaaagaggaggagaaggctcGGCGAGAGCTCATCAAGCAGGAATATctgaggaaaaaacagcagcaaatttTGGAGGAGCAAGGGCTTGGGAAGCCCAAATCCAAGCCCAAAAAACCCAGGCCAAAGTCAGTCCATCGTGAGGAATCTTACAGTGATTCAGGCACCAAGTGTTCTTCCACAC CTGATAATTTGAGCAGTGCTCAGTCTGGTTCCAGTCTGTCTTTGGCCTCAGCAGCAACAACTGAGCCTGAAAGTGTTCACTCTGGTGGCACTCCCTCTCAGAG AGTTGAATCAATGGAGTCCTTACCCATTCTGAGCAGAAATCCCAgcagaaacacagagagagaCTGGGAGAATGCTTCCACGGCATCTTCTATTGCTTCAGTGGCAGAATACACAG GTCCAAAATTATTTAAGGAGCCCAGCAGCAAATCCAACAAACCCATTATTCACAATGCTATATCTCACTGCTGTCTTGCTGGAAAAGTGAACGAACCACATAAGAACTCAATATTAGAG gagctggagaaatGTGATGCCAACCACTACATCATCCTGTTCCGCGACGCCGGCTGCCAGTTCCGAGCACTTTACTGCTACTACCCCGACACGGAGGAGATCTACAAGCTCACTGGGACGGGGCCAAAGAGCATCACCAAGAAAATGATTGATAAACTCTATAAGTACAGCTCGGACAGAAAACAGTTTAACGtgatcccagccaaaaccatgTCAGTGAGCGTGGACGCCCTCACCATCCACAACCACTTGTGGCAGGCCAAGCGACCCGCGGTGCCAAAGAAGGGCCAGACTCGGAAATGa